The following are from one region of the Gossypium hirsutum isolate 1008001.06 chromosome D03, Gossypium_hirsutum_v2.1, whole genome shotgun sequence genome:
- the LOC121215605 gene encoding oxysterol-binding protein-related protein 2A isoform X4: MRVKEMHPLCCISLESPGDGDQSPEVSLTRARSMPAGSFSGSEIVNATARLTAGGSEGTVAGILYKWTNYGKGWRSRWFLLRNGMLSYSKVRRPEALNLISPTDDVRLIGDVSSNRLSRMDSCSGRRKHQKTVGIVHLKQISSFRESKSDDRRFYIFTATKTLHLRTDSKKDRVAWIQALVSTRSLFPLRPLNDNLSLVPRDLSISTDRLKKRLLEEGISDNLVKDCEQIMLSEFSEIQGQLKVLCEERSILLDTLRQLEAANIEAESSGIHDGDYQLSKHEYSGIGRGKYSEGSTTESSGDIEKQELEDVSDEDETSFHDTKEHFTEPAVICGSVRGAADHADNQKENENQLDDVERMHGDKEDCYSRYAQIERRKKLPDPVEKEKGVSLWSMIKDNVGKDLTRVCLPVYFNEPISSLQKCFEDLEYSYLLDRAYKYGKEGNSLQRILNVAAFAVSGYASSEGRHCKPFNPLLGETYEADFPDKGVRFFSEKVSHHPTLIACHCEGNGWKFWGDSNLRTKFWGRSIQLDPVGVLTLEFDDGEIFQWSKVTTTIYNIILGKLYCDHHGLMHIHGNREYSCKLKFKEQSILDRTPHQVHGSVEDLSGKKVATLTGKWDDSMYYISGDFSGKLKDCNPSNASLLWKRDKPPSNLTRYNLTSFAITLNELTPGLQEKLPPTDSRLRPDQRHLENGEYDRANAEKQRLERRQRMSRKLQENGWKPRWFHQDSENGSFRYTGGYWEAREQGKWDGCPNIFGEFNEELVDSSE, from the exons ATGCGGGTGAAGGAAATGCATCCGTTATGTTGTATATCGTTAGAGAGTCCCGGCGACGGTGACCAGTCACCGGAAGTTTCGTTGACTCGAGCTAGGAGCATGCCGGCAGGGAGTTTTTCCGGATCTGAAATAGTTAATGCGACTGCGAGGTTGACGGCGGGAGGATCCGAAGGGACTGTCGCTGGGATTCTTTATAAGTGGACTAATTACGGGAAAGGATGGAGATCCAGGTGGTTTTTGCTTCGGAATGGAATGTTATCTTACTCGAAAGTTCGTCGGCCTGAAGCTCTTAACCTCATCTCTCCGACCGATGATGTCAGATTGATCGGTGATGTCTCGAGCAATCGGCTTTCGAGGATGGATAGTTGTAGCGGTAGACGGAAACACCAGAAAACCGTTGGCATTGTTCATTTAAAG CAGATCTCGTCATTTCGGGAGAGCAAATCTGATGACAGACGGTTTTACATTTTCACTGCAACAAAGACCCTTCATTTGAGAACCGATTCTAAGAAAGATCGGGTCGCTTGGATACAAGCTTTGGTATCAACCAGGAGCCTCTTTCCACTGCGACCGCTAAATGATAATCTCTCTCTTGTCCCCCGTGATTTGTCTATATCAACTGATAGGCTCAAGAAACGGTTGCTTGAGGAGGGAATCAGTGATAACCTTGTGAAGGACTGTGAGCAGATTATGCTCTCAGAGTTCTCGGAGATACAAGGACAACTTAAAGTACTTTGTGAAGAAAGATCTATTTTGCTTGACACATTAAGGCAATTGGAG GCAGCTAATATTGAAGCTGAAAGCTCTGGAATTCATGATGGAGACTACCAGTTGTCAAAGCATGAATATTCTGGTATAGGGCGTGGAAAATACAGTG AAGGCAGCACAACAGAATCATCCGGTGATATTGAGAAACAAGAGCTTGAGGATGTGTCTGATGAAGATGAAACCTCCTTCCATGACACAAAAGAGCATTTTACTGAACCCGCGGTTATTTGTGGGTCTGTAAGAGGGGCGGCTGATCATGCAGATAAtcagaaagaaaatgaaaatcaaTTAGATGATGTGGAAAGGATGCATGGTGATAAAGAAGATTGTTATTCCAGATATGCTCAAATTGAAAGGAGAAAAAAGCTTCCAGATCCAGTTGAAAAAGAGAAAGGGGTTAGCCTTTGGTCTATGATCAAAGACAATGTGGGAAAGGATCTTACACGAGTTTGTCTCCCTGTTTACTTTAATGAACCAATATCATCCCTTCAGAAATGTTTTGAGGACCTAGAATATTCTTATCTTTTAGACCGAGCATACAAGTATGGAAAAGAA GGGAACAGTCTCCAGCGGATTCTTAATGTTGCAGCATTTGCTGTTTCTGGGTATGCTTCCTCTGAAGGTCGACACTGTAAGCCTTTCAATCCTTTACTAGGAGAAACTTATGAAGCAGACTTTCCTGACAAAGGAGTTCGTTTCTTCTCTGAGAAG GTTAGTCACCACCCAACCCTTATTGCATGTCATTGTGAAGGTAATGGTTGGAAATTCTGGGGTGACAGTAACCTTCGGACAAAGTTTTGGGGGCGGTCGATTCAGCTTGATCCTGTTGGAGTTTTGACACTAGAGTTCGATGATGGTGAAATATTTCAGTGGAGCAAG GTAACAACTACTATTTATAATATTATCCTTGGTAAATTGTATTGTGATCACCATGGATTGATGCATATTCACGGGAATCGTGAATATTCATGCAAACTCAAATTTAAAGAGCAATCTATTCTTGACCGCACCCCTCACCAG GTCCATGGTTCCGTTGAAGACCTTTCGGGTAAAAAGGTTGCAACATTAACTGGCAAATGGGATGACAGCATGTATTATATAAGTGGCGATTTCAGTGGAAAGCTGAAGGACTGCAATCCGTCAAATGCCTCCTTGTTATGGAAGAGGGACAAGCCACCTTCTAACCTGACTCGCTACAACTTAACATCATTTGCGATCACACTAAATGAGCTAACGCCAGGATTGCAG GAGAAGCTCCCACCCACTGATTCTAGGCTTAGACCAGACCAACGCCATCTGGAGAATGGAGAATATGATAGAGCAAATGCTGAGAAACAGCGGTTGGAAAGGAGGCAGAGAATG TCAAGAAAACTACAAGAAAATGGGTGGAAGCCTAGATGGTTCCATCAAGATAGTGAAAATGGATCCTTCCGCTACACAGGCGGGTATTGGGAAGCAAGAGAACAAGGAAAATGGGATGGATGTCCAAAtatatttggtgaattcaatgaaGAATTAGTTGATTCCTCTGAATGA
- the LOC121215605 gene encoding oxysterol-binding protein-related protein 2A isoform X1 — translation MRVKEMHPLCCISLESPGDGDQSPEVSLTRARSMPAGSFSGSEIVNATARLTAGGSEGTVAGILYKWTNYGKGWRSRWFLLRNGMLSYSKVRRPEALNLISPTDDVRLIGDVSSNRLSRMDSCSGRRKHQKTVGIVHLKQISSFRESKSDDRRFYIFTATKTLHLRTDSKKDRVAWIQALVSTRSLFPLRPLNDNLSLVPRDLSISTDRLKKRLLEEGISDNLVKDCEQIMLSEFSEIQGQLKVLCEERSILLDTLRQLEAANIEAESSGIHDGDYQLSKHEYSGIGRGKYSEGSTTESSGDIEKQELEDVSDEDETSFHDTKEHFTEPAVICGSVRGAADHADNQKENENQLDDVERMHGDKEDCYSRYAQIERRKKLPDPVEKEKGVSLWSMIKDNVGKDLTRVCLPVYFNEPISSLQKCFEDLEYSYLLDRAYKYGKEGNSLQRILNVAAFAVSGYASSEGRHCKPFNPLLGETYEADFPDKGVRFFSEKVSHHPTLIACHCEGNGWKFWGDSNLRTKFWGRSIQLDPVGVLTLEFDDGEIFQWSKVTTTIYNIILGKLYCDHHGLMHIHGNREYSCKLKFKEQSILDRTPHQVHGSVEDLSGKKVATLTGKWDDSMYYISGDFSGKLKDCNPSNASLLWKRDKPPSNLTRYNLTSFAITLNELTPGLQIKEKLPPTDSRLRPDQRHLENGEYDRANAEKQRLERRQRMSRKLQENGWKPRWFHQDSENGSFRYTGGYWEAREQGKWDGCPNIFGEFNEELVDSSE, via the exons ATGCGGGTGAAGGAAATGCATCCGTTATGTTGTATATCGTTAGAGAGTCCCGGCGACGGTGACCAGTCACCGGAAGTTTCGTTGACTCGAGCTAGGAGCATGCCGGCAGGGAGTTTTTCCGGATCTGAAATAGTTAATGCGACTGCGAGGTTGACGGCGGGAGGATCCGAAGGGACTGTCGCTGGGATTCTTTATAAGTGGACTAATTACGGGAAAGGATGGAGATCCAGGTGGTTTTTGCTTCGGAATGGAATGTTATCTTACTCGAAAGTTCGTCGGCCTGAAGCTCTTAACCTCATCTCTCCGACCGATGATGTCAGATTGATCGGTGATGTCTCGAGCAATCGGCTTTCGAGGATGGATAGTTGTAGCGGTAGACGGAAACACCAGAAAACCGTTGGCATTGTTCATTTAAAG CAGATCTCGTCATTTCGGGAGAGCAAATCTGATGACAGACGGTTTTACATTTTCACTGCAACAAAGACCCTTCATTTGAGAACCGATTCTAAGAAAGATCGGGTCGCTTGGATACAAGCTTTGGTATCAACCAGGAGCCTCTTTCCACTGCGACCGCTAAATGATAATCTCTCTCTTGTCCCCCGTGATTTGTCTATATCAACTGATAGGCTCAAGAAACGGTTGCTTGAGGAGGGAATCAGTGATAACCTTGTGAAGGACTGTGAGCAGATTATGCTCTCAGAGTTCTCGGAGATACAAGGACAACTTAAAGTACTTTGTGAAGAAAGATCTATTTTGCTTGACACATTAAGGCAATTGGAG GCAGCTAATATTGAAGCTGAAAGCTCTGGAATTCATGATGGAGACTACCAGTTGTCAAAGCATGAATATTCTGGTATAGGGCGTGGAAAATACAGTG AAGGCAGCACAACAGAATCATCCGGTGATATTGAGAAACAAGAGCTTGAGGATGTGTCTGATGAAGATGAAACCTCCTTCCATGACACAAAAGAGCATTTTACTGAACCCGCGGTTATTTGTGGGTCTGTAAGAGGGGCGGCTGATCATGCAGATAAtcagaaagaaaatgaaaatcaaTTAGATGATGTGGAAAGGATGCATGGTGATAAAGAAGATTGTTATTCCAGATATGCTCAAATTGAAAGGAGAAAAAAGCTTCCAGATCCAGTTGAAAAAGAGAAAGGGGTTAGCCTTTGGTCTATGATCAAAGACAATGTGGGAAAGGATCTTACACGAGTTTGTCTCCCTGTTTACTTTAATGAACCAATATCATCCCTTCAGAAATGTTTTGAGGACCTAGAATATTCTTATCTTTTAGACCGAGCATACAAGTATGGAAAAGAA GGGAACAGTCTCCAGCGGATTCTTAATGTTGCAGCATTTGCTGTTTCTGGGTATGCTTCCTCTGAAGGTCGACACTGTAAGCCTTTCAATCCTTTACTAGGAGAAACTTATGAAGCAGACTTTCCTGACAAAGGAGTTCGTTTCTTCTCTGAGAAG GTTAGTCACCACCCAACCCTTATTGCATGTCATTGTGAAGGTAATGGTTGGAAATTCTGGGGTGACAGTAACCTTCGGACAAAGTTTTGGGGGCGGTCGATTCAGCTTGATCCTGTTGGAGTTTTGACACTAGAGTTCGATGATGGTGAAATATTTCAGTGGAGCAAG GTAACAACTACTATTTATAATATTATCCTTGGTAAATTGTATTGTGATCACCATGGATTGATGCATATTCACGGGAATCGTGAATATTCATGCAAACTCAAATTTAAAGAGCAATCTATTCTTGACCGCACCCCTCACCAG GTCCATGGTTCCGTTGAAGACCTTTCGGGTAAAAAGGTTGCAACATTAACTGGCAAATGGGATGACAGCATGTATTATATAAGTGGCGATTTCAGTGGAAAGCTGAAGGACTGCAATCCGTCAAATGCCTCCTTGTTATGGAAGAGGGACAAGCCACCTTCTAACCTGACTCGCTACAACTTAACATCATTTGCGATCACACTAAATGAGCTAACGCCAGGATTGCAG ATTAAGGAGAAGCTCCCACCCACTGATTCTAGGCTTAGACCAGACCAACGCCATCTGGAGAATGGAGAATATGATAGAGCAAATGCTGAGAAACAGCGGTTGGAAAGGAGGCAGAGAATG TCAAGAAAACTACAAGAAAATGGGTGGAAGCCTAGATGGTTCCATCAAGATAGTGAAAATGGATCCTTCCGCTACACAGGCGGGTATTGGGAAGCAAGAGAACAAGGAAAATGGGATGGATGTCCAAAtatatttggtgaattcaatgaaGAATTAGTTGATTCCTCTGAATGA
- the LOC121215605 gene encoding oxysterol-binding protein-related protein 2A isoform X7, translating to MRVKEMHPLCCISLESPGDGDQSPEVSLTRARSMPAGSFSGSEIVNATARLTAGGSEGTVAGILYKWTNYGKGWRSRWFLLRNGMLSYSKVRRPEALNLISPTDDVRLIGDVSSNRLSRMDSCSGRRKHQKTVGIVHLKISSFRESKSDDRRFYIFTATKTLHLRTDSKKDRVAWIQALVSTRSLFPLRPLNDNLSLVPRDLSISTDRLKKRLLEEGISDNLVKDCEQIMLSEFSEIQGQLKVLCEERSILLDTLRQLEAANIEAESSGIHDGDYQLSKHEYSGIGRGKYSGSTTESSGDIEKQELEDVSDEDETSFHDTKEHFTEPAVICGSVRGAADHADNQKENENQLDDVERMHGDKEDCYSRYAQIERRKKLPDPVEKEKGVSLWSMIKDNVGKDLTRVCLPVYFNEPISSLQKCFEDLEYSYLLDRAYKYGKEGNSLQRILNVAAFAVSGYASSEGRHCKPFNPLLGETYEADFPDKGVRFFSEKVSHHPTLIACHCEGNGWKFWGDSNLRTKFWGRSIQLDPVGVLTLEFDDGEIFQWSKVTTTIYNIILGKLYCDHHGLMHIHGNREYSCKLKFKEQSILDRTPHQVHGSVEDLSGKKVATLTGKWDDSMYYISGDFSGKLKDCNPSNASLLWKRDKPPSNLTRYNLTSFAITLNELTPGLQEKLPPTDSRLRPDQRHLENGEYDRANAEKQRLERRQRMSRKLQENGWKPRWFHQDSENGSFRYTGGYWEAREQGKWDGCPNIFGEFNEELVDSSE from the exons ATGCGGGTGAAGGAAATGCATCCGTTATGTTGTATATCGTTAGAGAGTCCCGGCGACGGTGACCAGTCACCGGAAGTTTCGTTGACTCGAGCTAGGAGCATGCCGGCAGGGAGTTTTTCCGGATCTGAAATAGTTAATGCGACTGCGAGGTTGACGGCGGGAGGATCCGAAGGGACTGTCGCTGGGATTCTTTATAAGTGGACTAATTACGGGAAAGGATGGAGATCCAGGTGGTTTTTGCTTCGGAATGGAATGTTATCTTACTCGAAAGTTCGTCGGCCTGAAGCTCTTAACCTCATCTCTCCGACCGATGATGTCAGATTGATCGGTGATGTCTCGAGCAATCGGCTTTCGAGGATGGATAGTTGTAGCGGTAGACGGAAACACCAGAAAACCGTTGGCATTGTTCATTTAAAG ATCTCGTCATTTCGGGAGAGCAAATCTGATGACAGACGGTTTTACATTTTCACTGCAACAAAGACCCTTCATTTGAGAACCGATTCTAAGAAAGATCGGGTCGCTTGGATACAAGCTTTGGTATCAACCAGGAGCCTCTTTCCACTGCGACCGCTAAATGATAATCTCTCTCTTGTCCCCCGTGATTTGTCTATATCAACTGATAGGCTCAAGAAACGGTTGCTTGAGGAGGGAATCAGTGATAACCTTGTGAAGGACTGTGAGCAGATTATGCTCTCAGAGTTCTCGGAGATACAAGGACAACTTAAAGTACTTTGTGAAGAAAGATCTATTTTGCTTGACACATTAAGGCAATTGGAG GCAGCTAATATTGAAGCTGAAAGCTCTGGAATTCATGATGGAGACTACCAGTTGTCAAAGCATGAATATTCTGGTATAGGGCGTGGAAAATACAGTG GCAGCACAACAGAATCATCCGGTGATATTGAGAAACAAGAGCTTGAGGATGTGTCTGATGAAGATGAAACCTCCTTCCATGACACAAAAGAGCATTTTACTGAACCCGCGGTTATTTGTGGGTCTGTAAGAGGGGCGGCTGATCATGCAGATAAtcagaaagaaaatgaaaatcaaTTAGATGATGTGGAAAGGATGCATGGTGATAAAGAAGATTGTTATTCCAGATATGCTCAAATTGAAAGGAGAAAAAAGCTTCCAGATCCAGTTGAAAAAGAGAAAGGGGTTAGCCTTTGGTCTATGATCAAAGACAATGTGGGAAAGGATCTTACACGAGTTTGTCTCCCTGTTTACTTTAATGAACCAATATCATCCCTTCAGAAATGTTTTGAGGACCTAGAATATTCTTATCTTTTAGACCGAGCATACAAGTATGGAAAAGAA GGGAACAGTCTCCAGCGGATTCTTAATGTTGCAGCATTTGCTGTTTCTGGGTATGCTTCCTCTGAAGGTCGACACTGTAAGCCTTTCAATCCTTTACTAGGAGAAACTTATGAAGCAGACTTTCCTGACAAAGGAGTTCGTTTCTTCTCTGAGAAG GTTAGTCACCACCCAACCCTTATTGCATGTCATTGTGAAGGTAATGGTTGGAAATTCTGGGGTGACAGTAACCTTCGGACAAAGTTTTGGGGGCGGTCGATTCAGCTTGATCCTGTTGGAGTTTTGACACTAGAGTTCGATGATGGTGAAATATTTCAGTGGAGCAAG GTAACAACTACTATTTATAATATTATCCTTGGTAAATTGTATTGTGATCACCATGGATTGATGCATATTCACGGGAATCGTGAATATTCATGCAAACTCAAATTTAAAGAGCAATCTATTCTTGACCGCACCCCTCACCAG GTCCATGGTTCCGTTGAAGACCTTTCGGGTAAAAAGGTTGCAACATTAACTGGCAAATGGGATGACAGCATGTATTATATAAGTGGCGATTTCAGTGGAAAGCTGAAGGACTGCAATCCGTCAAATGCCTCCTTGTTATGGAAGAGGGACAAGCCACCTTCTAACCTGACTCGCTACAACTTAACATCATTTGCGATCACACTAAATGAGCTAACGCCAGGATTGCAG GAGAAGCTCCCACCCACTGATTCTAGGCTTAGACCAGACCAACGCCATCTGGAGAATGGAGAATATGATAGAGCAAATGCTGAGAAACAGCGGTTGGAAAGGAGGCAGAGAATG TCAAGAAAACTACAAGAAAATGGGTGGAAGCCTAGATGGTTCCATCAAGATAGTGAAAATGGATCCTTCCGCTACACAGGCGGGTATTGGGAAGCAAGAGAACAAGGAAAATGGGATGGATGTCCAAAtatatttggtgaattcaatgaaGAATTAGTTGATTCCTCTGAATGA
- the LOC121215605 gene encoding oxysterol-binding protein-related protein 2A isoform X6, with translation MRVKEMHPLCCISLESPGDGDQSPEVSLTRARSMPAGSFSGSEIVNATARLTAGGSEGTVAGILYKWTNYGKGWRSRWFLLRNGMLSYSKVRRPEALNLISPTDDVRLIGDVSSNRLSRMDSCSGRRKHQKTVGIVHLKISSFRESKSDDRRFYIFTATKTLHLRTDSKKDRVAWIQALVSTRSLFPLRPLNDNLSLVPRDLSISTDRLKKRLLEEGISDNLVKDCEQIMLSEFSEIQGQLKVLCEERSILLDTLRQLEAANIEAESSGIHDGDYQLSKHEYSGIGRGKYSEGSTTESSGDIEKQELEDVSDEDETSFHDTKEHFTEPAVICGSVRGAADHADNQKENENQLDDVERMHGDKEDCYSRYAQIERRKKLPDPVEKEKGVSLWSMIKDNVGKDLTRVCLPVYFNEPISSLQKCFEDLEYSYLLDRAYKYGKEGNSLQRILNVAAFAVSGYASSEGRHCKPFNPLLGETYEADFPDKGVRFFSEKVSHHPTLIACHCEGNGWKFWGDSNLRTKFWGRSIQLDPVGVLTLEFDDGEIFQWSKVTTTIYNIILGKLYCDHHGLMHIHGNREYSCKLKFKEQSILDRTPHQVHGSVEDLSGKKVATLTGKWDDSMYYISGDFSGKLKDCNPSNASLLWKRDKPPSNLTRYNLTSFAITLNELTPGLQEKLPPTDSRLRPDQRHLENGEYDRANAEKQRLERRQRMSRKLQENGWKPRWFHQDSENGSFRYTGGYWEAREQGKWDGCPNIFGEFNEELVDSSE, from the exons ATGCGGGTGAAGGAAATGCATCCGTTATGTTGTATATCGTTAGAGAGTCCCGGCGACGGTGACCAGTCACCGGAAGTTTCGTTGACTCGAGCTAGGAGCATGCCGGCAGGGAGTTTTTCCGGATCTGAAATAGTTAATGCGACTGCGAGGTTGACGGCGGGAGGATCCGAAGGGACTGTCGCTGGGATTCTTTATAAGTGGACTAATTACGGGAAAGGATGGAGATCCAGGTGGTTTTTGCTTCGGAATGGAATGTTATCTTACTCGAAAGTTCGTCGGCCTGAAGCTCTTAACCTCATCTCTCCGACCGATGATGTCAGATTGATCGGTGATGTCTCGAGCAATCGGCTTTCGAGGATGGATAGTTGTAGCGGTAGACGGAAACACCAGAAAACCGTTGGCATTGTTCATTTAAAG ATCTCGTCATTTCGGGAGAGCAAATCTGATGACAGACGGTTTTACATTTTCACTGCAACAAAGACCCTTCATTTGAGAACCGATTCTAAGAAAGATCGGGTCGCTTGGATACAAGCTTTGGTATCAACCAGGAGCCTCTTTCCACTGCGACCGCTAAATGATAATCTCTCTCTTGTCCCCCGTGATTTGTCTATATCAACTGATAGGCTCAAGAAACGGTTGCTTGAGGAGGGAATCAGTGATAACCTTGTGAAGGACTGTGAGCAGATTATGCTCTCAGAGTTCTCGGAGATACAAGGACAACTTAAAGTACTTTGTGAAGAAAGATCTATTTTGCTTGACACATTAAGGCAATTGGAG GCAGCTAATATTGAAGCTGAAAGCTCTGGAATTCATGATGGAGACTACCAGTTGTCAAAGCATGAATATTCTGGTATAGGGCGTGGAAAATACAGTG AAGGCAGCACAACAGAATCATCCGGTGATATTGAGAAACAAGAGCTTGAGGATGTGTCTGATGAAGATGAAACCTCCTTCCATGACACAAAAGAGCATTTTACTGAACCCGCGGTTATTTGTGGGTCTGTAAGAGGGGCGGCTGATCATGCAGATAAtcagaaagaaaatgaaaatcaaTTAGATGATGTGGAAAGGATGCATGGTGATAAAGAAGATTGTTATTCCAGATATGCTCAAATTGAAAGGAGAAAAAAGCTTCCAGATCCAGTTGAAAAAGAGAAAGGGGTTAGCCTTTGGTCTATGATCAAAGACAATGTGGGAAAGGATCTTACACGAGTTTGTCTCCCTGTTTACTTTAATGAACCAATATCATCCCTTCAGAAATGTTTTGAGGACCTAGAATATTCTTATCTTTTAGACCGAGCATACAAGTATGGAAAAGAA GGGAACAGTCTCCAGCGGATTCTTAATGTTGCAGCATTTGCTGTTTCTGGGTATGCTTCCTCTGAAGGTCGACACTGTAAGCCTTTCAATCCTTTACTAGGAGAAACTTATGAAGCAGACTTTCCTGACAAAGGAGTTCGTTTCTTCTCTGAGAAG GTTAGTCACCACCCAACCCTTATTGCATGTCATTGTGAAGGTAATGGTTGGAAATTCTGGGGTGACAGTAACCTTCGGACAAAGTTTTGGGGGCGGTCGATTCAGCTTGATCCTGTTGGAGTTTTGACACTAGAGTTCGATGATGGTGAAATATTTCAGTGGAGCAAG GTAACAACTACTATTTATAATATTATCCTTGGTAAATTGTATTGTGATCACCATGGATTGATGCATATTCACGGGAATCGTGAATATTCATGCAAACTCAAATTTAAAGAGCAATCTATTCTTGACCGCACCCCTCACCAG GTCCATGGTTCCGTTGAAGACCTTTCGGGTAAAAAGGTTGCAACATTAACTGGCAAATGGGATGACAGCATGTATTATATAAGTGGCGATTTCAGTGGAAAGCTGAAGGACTGCAATCCGTCAAATGCCTCCTTGTTATGGAAGAGGGACAAGCCACCTTCTAACCTGACTCGCTACAACTTAACATCATTTGCGATCACACTAAATGAGCTAACGCCAGGATTGCAG GAGAAGCTCCCACCCACTGATTCTAGGCTTAGACCAGACCAACGCCATCTGGAGAATGGAGAATATGATAGAGCAAATGCTGAGAAACAGCGGTTGGAAAGGAGGCAGAGAATG TCAAGAAAACTACAAGAAAATGGGTGGAAGCCTAGATGGTTCCATCAAGATAGTGAAAATGGATCCTTCCGCTACACAGGCGGGTATTGGGAAGCAAGAGAACAAGGAAAATGGGATGGATGTCCAAAtatatttggtgaattcaatgaaGAATTAGTTGATTCCTCTGAATGA